One stretch of Narcine bancroftii isolate sNarBan1 chromosome 8, sNarBan1.hap1, whole genome shotgun sequence DNA includes these proteins:
- the LOC138741792 gene encoding LOW QUALITY PROTEIN: splicing factor U2AF 35 kDa subunit-like (The sequence of the model RefSeq protein was modified relative to this genomic sequence to represent the inferred CDS: inserted 1 base in 1 codon), with translation MAEYLASIFGTEKDEVNCSFYFKIGACRHGDRCSSLHKSTFSQTIALLXLYRNPQNCTQTADGFHCAVGDVEMQEHYDEFFEEVFTEMEEKYGEIEEMNVCDNLGDHLVGNVYVKFRHEEDAEKAVNDLNNRWFNGQPIHAELSPVTDFREACCRQYEMGECTRGGFCNFMHLKPISRELRCELYGRRRKRHRSRSRSRERKRSRSRERGGRDERD, from the exons ATGGCGGAGTACTTGGCATCGATATTCGGCACCGAGAAGGACGAGGTCAACTGTTCATTCTATTTTAAAATTGGAGCATGTCGTCATGGCGACAGATGTTCTAGTTTGCACAAGTCCACGTTCAGCCAGACCATCGCGCTCT ACTTATACCGTAACCCTCAAAACTGTACCCAGACAGCAGACGGTTTCCACTGTGCTGTTGGTGATGTTGAAATGCAGGAACATTATGatgagttctttgaggaggtcttcacagaaatggaggaaaaatATGGGGAAATTGAAGAGATGAATGTCTGTGACAACCTGGGTGATCATCTGGTTGGAAATGTTTATGTAAAGTTTCGCCACGAagaagatgcagaaaaggctgtGAATGATCTAAACAATCGCTGGTTTAATGGACAGCCCATCCATGCAGAGCTCTCACCTGTGACTGACTTCAGAGAAGCTTGCTGCAGACAGTATGAAATGGGAGAGTGCACCCGGGGAGGCTTTTGCAACTTCATGCATCTGAAGCCAATTTCACGGGAGTTGCGCTGTGAGCTTTATGGACGGCGTCGCAAGAGACACAGGTCAAGATCAAGATCTCGTGAGCGCAAGAGATCCAGGTCGCGGGAGCGTGGAGGTCGTGATGAGCGAGATTGA